In the Methanobacterium sp. genome, AGTAAATTAATATGGCAATAATATTTAATTTGGTTTAAATGTATAAAGAAGTTTATTTTTATTCATTCTCTATCTTGATTTTAACATATTTAAAACCAAACGTAAATGTCGTAAATGTATTTATGATAAACTCAGTAAAATTTATTAAAATTGATATTAGTAAGTGGTGATCGAAATGGTAAAAGAAAGACATGAAGCTATAAAGAAGAAATAGCTGAGCTTCTGGGAGTTGTGCTGCTCACTTCAGGAGCACCTGCAGTAGCTTCATGCAGAGATGTAATTAGTGGAATGATAAAAGACATTTGAGTTAATTTATTAACTCAAAAAGAGTATTTACCACGATTCCAATACTTTTTTCCACTTCTTTAGATATTCCCTCACCAAGATCCATTTTTTCAGGCTGAATACCAATTAGAATTATGTCTGCATCAATTGTGCTTTCCATGAATTTTATCAAAAATGAAACAGGCATGGCATGAGTTGAAAGGTTATAATTGACTATTTCCTCTTTTTTAACAACTCTAATATATCCGGGATCATTTTTCATTTCCACTGCATCCACTAAAATGATATGTGTGGGCTTTTCTTTCCTTATCAGGCCT is a window encoding:
- the hycI gene encoding hydrogenase maturation peptidase HycI, yielding MALKQQLKKFLKNHGKVVILGIGNEIKGDDAAGPSTAWKLTELFEENGEVVVFDGGTVPENYTGLIRKEKPTHIILVDAVEMKNDPGYIRVVKKEEIVNYNLSTHAMPVSFLIKFMESTIDADIILIGIQPEKMDLGEGISKEVEKSIGIVVNTLFELIN